A portion of the uncultured Draconibacterium sp. genome contains these proteins:
- the nifK gene encoding nitrogenase molybdenum-iron protein subunit beta, giving the protein MLLRHTTSEVKERKALTVNPAKTCQPVGAMYAALGVHGCLPHSHGSQGCCSYHRSALTRHYKEPVMAATSSFTEGSSVFGGQANLLQAIDNIFGIYDPDIIAVHSTCLSETIGDDLGQIVKKALDDGKIPEGKFVVQASTPSYVGSHVTGYANMLEAFVKYFSFNTNEKKRQVNMLSGWVEPSDMRELKRIAGMMNLKTILLPDTSEVLDTPMDGTYKMYPKGGTTREDIVSMGDSMATVAMGEWATQKAAITLDNKCKVPFSMTDLPIGLQATDRFIQALSTAGKVSIPESISEERGKLVDVITDMHQYLYGKRVALWGDPDNLLPLIEFLVDMDMKPVYVVSGTPGKKFSKRAMEILEAKVPEAKVRNGASADMFLMHQWIKQEPVDLLIGNTYGKYIARDEGIPFVRSGFPILDRIGHSYFPTVGYMGGIRILERILGAIMDKIDATAPEESFELTM; this is encoded by the coding sequence ATGTTATTACGACATACAACAAGCGAAGTAAAAGAAAGAAAAGCACTAACGGTTAACCCGGCAAAAACCTGCCAGCCGGTAGGTGCGATGTACGCTGCTCTTGGAGTGCACGGTTGTTTACCACACAGTCACGGTTCGCAAGGCTGTTGTTCATACCACAGAAGTGCCTTAACAAGACATTATAAAGAGCCGGTAATGGCGGCAACAAGTTCATTCACCGAAGGATCATCAGTATTCGGCGGGCAGGCCAACCTGCTGCAGGCGATCGACAATATCTTTGGAATTTACGATCCTGATATCATTGCCGTTCACTCAACCTGTCTGTCAGAAACTATTGGTGACGACCTTGGACAGATCGTGAAAAAAGCATTGGACGATGGAAAAATTCCGGAAGGTAAATTTGTTGTTCAGGCTTCAACTCCAAGTTACGTTGGATCACATGTTACAGGATACGCCAACATGCTGGAGGCATTTGTAAAATACTTTTCGTTTAATACCAACGAGAAAAAACGTCAGGTAAATATGTTGTCAGGTTGGGTTGAACCATCTGATATGCGCGAGCTGAAACGTATTGCCGGTATGATGAATTTGAAAACGATTTTGTTGCCCGATACTTCAGAGGTTTTAGATACGCCAATGGATGGTACCTATAAAATGTATCCGAAAGGCGGAACAACCCGTGAAGATATTGTAAGCATGGGCGACAGCATGGCAACTGTTGCAATGGGCGAGTGGGCCACTCAAAAAGCTGCCATCACGCTCGACAACAAATGCAAAGTGCCGTTTTCAATGACCGACCTTCCAATCGGATTGCAAGCCACCGACCGTTTTATCCAGGCGCTTTCAACTGCCGGAAAAGTTTCTATTCCTGAAAGTATTTCGGAAGAACGCGGTAAACTGGTTGACGTAATTACTGACATGCACCAGTATTTATATGGTAAGCGTGTTGCACTTTGGGGCGATCCTGATAATTTATTGCCACTGATCGAATTCCTGGTTGATATGGATATGAAACCTGTTTACGTGGTTTCAGGAACACCGGGTAAAAAATTCTCGAAACGTGCAATGGAAATTCTTGAAGCAAAAGTTCCTGAAGCAAAAGTTCGCAACGGTGCCTCGGCCGATATGTTCCTGATGCACCAGTGGATTAAGCAGGAACCTGTTGACTTGCTGATTGGTAATACTTACGGTAAATATATTGCCCGCGACGAAGGTATTCCATTCGTTCGCTCAGGATTCCCGATCCTTGATCGTATCGGTCACAGTTATTTCCCAACTGTAGGTTACATGGGAGGTATCCGTATTTTGGAACGCATTCTCGGAGCCATCATGGATAAAATTGATGCCACAGCTCCTGAAGAGTCATTCGAGCTCACAATGTAG
- the nifD gene encoding nitrogenase molybdenum-iron protein alpha chain, whose product MPNKKDYTNGLPDPSQLKEEILAKYPRKVAKKRAKAMVINDPAESQEIGANIRTVPGIITQRGCTYAGCKGVVLGPTRDIINLVHGPIGCSFYAWLTRRNQTKALEGDPNFITYAFSTDMQDENIVFGGEAKLKDAIREAFDTFNPKSIGIFSTCPVGLIGDDVHSVAREMKEELGINIFGFSCEGYRGVSQSAGHHIANNGIFKHVVGNDDRERTGKFQVNLLGEYNIGGDAFEIERIFEEVGVTLISTYSGNSTVESFAYSHTADLNMVMCHRSINYIAEMMEEKYGIPWFKVNFIGAESTAKSLRKMAEYFGDAELSAKVEEVIAREMLKVKAVAEAVKPKVEGKLAMMFVGGSRAHHYQDLFTELGVRVVSAGYEFAHRDDYEGREVIPNIKIDADTRNIEDLVVEKDEAKFRDDLAEKKAKLEADGYEFKDYKGMMPDMQKNSLVIDDVNHWETEKLIEFYKPDMFCAGIKEKHVVQKYGVPLKQLHSYDYGGPYAAFEGAINFYKEMERMLGTDIWKLVDTPWKHEPEIVGSVTVDA is encoded by the coding sequence ATGCCTAATAAAAAAGATTATACAAACGGATTGCCGGATCCTTCGCAACTGAAGGAAGAGATTCTGGCGAAATATCCACGAAAAGTGGCGAAGAAAAGGGCTAAGGCAATGGTGATCAACGATCCTGCCGAGAGTCAGGAGATAGGCGCAAACATCCGGACAGTGCCGGGGATTATCACACAGCGTGGTTGTACCTATGCAGGTTGTAAAGGTGTGGTTTTAGGACCTACACGCGACATTATTAACCTGGTACACGGCCCGATTGGTTGTAGCTTTTACGCCTGGTTAACACGTCGTAACCAAACCAAAGCGCTTGAAGGTGATCCAAACTTTATCACCTATGCATTTTCTACCGATATGCAGGATGAAAACATTGTATTTGGTGGTGAAGCAAAATTGAAAGACGCTATCCGCGAAGCTTTCGATACATTCAACCCAAAGTCAATCGGTATCTTCTCAACCTGTCCGGTAGGTTTGATCGGTGACGACGTTCACTCGGTTGCCCGCGAAATGAAAGAGGAGCTCGGAATCAACATCTTTGGTTTTAGCTGCGAAGGTTATCGTGGAGTATCACAGTCGGCCGGTCACCATATTGCCAACAACGGAATTTTCAAACACGTAGTTGGTAACGACGACCGCGAACGTACCGGTAAATTCCAGGTGAACTTACTTGGTGAATACAACATTGGTGGAGATGCTTTCGAGATCGAACGTATTTTCGAAGAGGTTGGTGTAACACTGATTTCAACCTATAGCGGTAACTCAACCGTTGAAAGTTTTGCTTACTCACACACGGCCGACCTGAACATGGTTATGTGCCACCGTTCTATCAACTACATTGCCGAGATGATGGAAGAGAAATACGGTATTCCATGGTTTAAAGTAAACTTTATCGGAGCCGAATCAACTGCAAAATCATTGCGTAAAATGGCCGAATACTTCGGCGATGCAGAATTATCAGCAAAAGTGGAAGAAGTTATTGCCCGCGAGATGCTGAAAGTGAAAGCTGTTGCCGAAGCTGTTAAACCAAAAGTTGAAGGTAAACTGGCAATGATGTTCGTTGGAGGTTCACGTGCTCACCACTACCAGGATCTGTTTACTGAACTGGGTGTTCGTGTAGTTTCTGCCGGTTACGAGTTTGCTCACCGCGACGACTACGAAGGACGTGAAGTGATTCCAAACATCAAGATTGACGCCGATACACGTAACATCGAAGACCTTGTGGTTGAAAAAGATGAAGCGAAATTCCGCGACGACCTGGCTGAGAAAAAAGCCAAACTGGAAGCCGACGGTTACGAGTTTAAAGACTACAAAGGTATGATGCCTGATATGCAGAAAAACTCGCTGGTAATCGACGATGTAAACCACTGGGAAACAGAGAAGCTTATTGAATTCTACAAACCCGATATGTTCTGTGCGGGTATCAAGGAAAAACATGTGGTACAGAAATATGGTGTGCCATTAAAACAGCTTCACTCTTACGACTACGGTGGCCCGTATGCCGCTTTCGAAGGCGCTATAAATTTCTACAAAGAAATGGAACGTATGCTGGGTACTGATATTTGGAAACTGGTTGATACACCTTGGAAACACGAGCCCGAGATTGTTGGAAGTGTTACCGTTGACGCATAA
- a CDS encoding P-II family nitrogen regulator: protein MKMVLAIIRIDKMNATKRALTAAGITSMTATGKVFGRGKGAWDAQVMEGAKQDMPEALTHLGKEPRLRPQRVLNIAVSDHNVQLTVDTIIEVNQTPAPGDGKIFVLPLDDTYRVRTGETGTTIL from the coding sequence ATGAAGATGGTACTGGCGATCATCAGGATCGATAAAATGAATGCAACAAAACGGGCGCTTACCGCAGCTGGAATCACATCGATGACGGCAACCGGAAAAGTTTTCGGACGCGGAAAAGGTGCCTGGGATGCCCAGGTGATGGAAGGTGCAAAACAAGACATGCCTGAAGCACTTACCCATCTCGGAAAAGAACCAAGACTGAGACCACAGCGTGTACTTAATATTGCGGTTTCCGACCACAACGTTCAGCTAACGGTGGATACGATTATTGAAGTTAATCAGACTCCTGCTCCCGGCGACGGAAAAATATTTGTCCTTCCACTGGATGATACATATCGGGTTCGCACAGGTGAAACAGGGACGACAATCCTTTAA
- a CDS encoding P-II family nitrogen regulator, translating into MLMIRAIIRPEKSSKVLKALFEAGYIAVTKIPVVGRGKQRGIKIGDVTYDELPKEMLIMVIKDEDKDFAINTIMEAARSEPKGAFGDGKIFVTAVDEAYTISRGTKEL; encoded by the coding sequence ATGTTAATGATAAGAGCAATTATACGCCCCGAGAAATCAAGTAAAGTTCTAAAAGCACTGTTTGAAGCAGGATACATTGCAGTAACAAAGATTCCGGTGGTAGGTCGTGGAAAACAACGTGGTATTAAAATTGGCGATGTTACTTACGATGAGCTTCCTAAAGAAATGCTGATCATGGTTATAAAAGATGAAGACAAAGACTTCGCAATAAATACCATTATGGAAGCTGCCCGATCGGAACCGAAAGGTGCATTTGGAGACGGAAAAATATTTGTTACCGCTGTAGATGAGGCTTATACCATCAGTCGAGGAACAAAAGAATTATAA
- the nifH gene encoding nitrogenase iron protein — translation MRKIAIYGKGGIGKSTTTQNTVAGLVEAGKNVKVVGCDPKADSTRLLLGGLAQKTVLDTLREEGEDVELEDIVKVGYGGVRCVESGGPEPGVGCAGRGIITSINMLEQLGAWDDKFELDYTFYDVLGDVVCGGFAMPIREGKAEEIYIVVSGEMMAMYAANNICKGIKKYAQAGGVRLGGLICNSRKVDNESAMIEELARQLGTQMIHFVPRDNMVQQAEINRKTVIEFKSDHPQADEYRALAKAIDENELFVIPEPLEIEELEKLLIDFGIAS, via the coding sequence ATGAGAAAGATTGCAATTTATGGAAAGGGTGGAATTGGTAAATCAACCACAACCCAAAATACTGTAGCAGGATTAGTTGAAGCAGGTAAAAATGTAAAAGTAGTGGGTTGCGACCCTAAAGCCGACTCAACCCGATTATTACTGGGTGGTTTGGCACAGAAAACTGTGTTGGATACACTTCGCGAAGAAGGTGAAGATGTAGAGTTGGAAGACATTGTAAAAGTAGGATACGGCGGTGTTCGTTGTGTTGAATCAGGTGGTCCTGAGCCAGGTGTAGGATGCGCCGGTCGTGGTATTATCACTTCTATTAACATGCTGGAGCAGTTAGGTGCGTGGGACGATAAGTTCGAATTGGATTACACATTCTACGATGTGCTAGGTGACGTTGTTTGTGGTGGTTTCGCAATGCCAATTCGCGAAGGTAAAGCCGAGGAAATTTACATTGTAGTATCGGGCGAGATGATGGCAATGTATGCTGCCAACAACATTTGTAAAGGTATTAAAAAGTATGCCCAGGCAGGTGGTGTTCGTTTAGGCGGATTGATTTGTAACTCGCGTAAAGTTGATAACGAATCGGCAATGATTGAAGAGCTTGCCAGACAATTGGGAACTCAAATGATCCACTTTGTTCCTCGCGACAATATGGTTCAGCAAGCCGAAATCAACCGTAAAACGGTAATCGAATTCAAATCAGACCATCCTCAGGCCGACGAGTATCGTGCATTGGCAAAAGCTATCGACGAAAACGAGTTGTTCGTTATTCCTGAACCATTGGAAATAGAAGAGCTAGAGAAATTGTTGATCGATTTCGGTATTGCCAGCTAA
- a CDS encoding MarR family transcriptional regulator — protein sequence MRTQEPLTYLLGQTMKLVRFKLMAKFKENNLDLTLDQFVVLHYIKENSASTQQDLANHFLRDKSIVTRQINTLIDLGYVERTQDEVDKRKKNLKLTKQGLDMFELMKTKSVEVSSELLDGISQEELTHFENVISKIQQNTGFKECLSCCQ from the coding sequence ATGAGAACACAAGAACCATTGACGTATTTGCTTGGGCAAACCATGAAATTGGTACGCTTCAAGTTAATGGCAAAGTTTAAGGAAAACAATTTAGATCTTACCCTGGACCAGTTTGTTGTACTCCACTATATAAAAGAAAACTCAGCATCGACACAACAAGATTTAGCCAATCATTTTTTACGCGACAAATCGATTGTTACACGGCAAATCAACACTCTTATTGATTTGGGTTATGTTGAGCGGACACAAGACGAGGTTGACAAACGAAAGAAAAATCTTAAGCTTACAAAACAAGGCCTTGATATGTTTGAGTTAATGAAAACCAAGTCGGTTGAAGTTTCGTCAGAGCTTTTGGATGGTATTTCTCAGGAAGAACTTACTCATTTTGAAAATGTGATTTCTAAAATCCAGCAAAACACGGGCTTTAAAGAATGCCTGTCGTGCTGTCAATAA
- a CDS encoding efflux RND transporter periplasmic adaptor subunit, whose translation MKTIKQFTSMAILAILFIFSACSNQQGSNPMMGGQVGEYMVQEITPQNITLYKDFPATLEGEQTVEIRPRVAGYIEKIFVDEGDYVKKGQLLFQINANDIRAQVRSAEAQVKVAESQVATAKIELEKTKPLVEKDIVSEFQLESVNTSLQSAEAQLAQANANLANAKANLEYTMISSPTNGFIGTFPYRVGSLVSSSVAQPLTTVSNTSTMRAYFSINEKAFLQLTKSLEGNTTSEKLANLPEVDLILPDQSIYPQKGKIEIASGIVDPQTGAINMRASFPNAEGNLRSGGSGNIRLPEYHKDVLLVPQPASYEIQGKHFVYVANSDNKVVNTEIQVIAGDLKDVFVVTSGIKAGDKIVVEGINTLRDGIEIKPKLAGQQAVAENNQPSHN comes from the coding sequence ATGAAAACAATTAAGCAATTCACAAGTATGGCCATTCTTGCCATTCTATTTATTTTCTCAGCCTGCTCAAATCAGCAAGGGAGCAACCCGATGATGGGCGGACAGGTTGGCGAGTACATGGTACAGGAAATTACGCCGCAAAACATTACACTCTACAAAGATTTTCCAGCCACTCTGGAAGGCGAGCAAACGGTTGAAATTCGCCCAAGAGTTGCAGGTTATATCGAGAAAATTTTTGTTGACGAAGGCGACTATGTAAAAAAAGGCCAGCTTCTTTTTCAAATAAACGCCAACGATATTCGTGCCCAGGTGCGTTCGGCCGAAGCTCAGGTTAAAGTTGCAGAATCGCAAGTGGCCACGGCAAAAATTGAATTGGAAAAAACAAAACCGTTGGTAGAAAAAGACATTGTCAGCGAGTTTCAGCTGGAATCAGTTAATACGTCATTGCAAAGTGCTGAGGCGCAACTGGCACAAGCCAACGCCAATTTAGCAAATGCAAAAGCCAATTTAGAGTATACAATGATAAGCAGCCCAACAAACGGATTTATCGGGACCTTCCCATACCGGGTAGGAAGTTTGGTAAGCAGCTCGGTTGCGCAGCCGCTTACAACCGTTTCGAATACTTCAACCATGCGCGCTTATTTCTCGATCAACGAAAAAGCATTTTTGCAGCTCACTAAAAGCCTGGAAGGAAATACCACCTCCGAAAAACTGGCGAACCTGCCTGAGGTTGACCTGATTCTTCCCGATCAATCAATTTATCCGCAAAAAGGTAAAATTGAAATTGCCAGCGGAATTGTTGATCCGCAAACAGGTGCTATTAATATGCGTGCGTCATTCCCGAATGCCGAAGGTAATTTGCGATCGGGCGGAAGCGGGAATATTCGTTTACCCGAATACCACAAAGATGTTTTGCTGGTTCCGCAACCTGCCAGTTACGAAATTCAGGGGAAACATTTTGTGTACGTAGCCAACAGCGATAACAAAGTTGTGAATACCGAGATTCAGGTAATTGCAGGAGATTTGAAAGACGTTTTTGTTGTTACTTCAGGAATAAAAGCGGGTGACAAAATTGTTGTTGAAGGAATAAACACCCTTCGTGACGGTATTGAAATTAAACCCAAATTAGCCGGACAACAAGCGGTTGCTGAAAACAATCAACCTTCACACAATTAA
- a CDS encoding efflux RND transporter permease subunit encodes MERPVLSTVISIILVILGVLGITTLPIEQYPDIAPPTIRVSANYTGADAQTVLNSVVIPLEEQINGVEDMIYMSSTASNNGSATIQVYFKQGTDPDMAAVNVQNRVARANALLPAEVTRSGVLTAKRQNNMLMVFSLYSKDGRYDETFLQNYSKINLLPQVQRINGVGEAMVFGRKDYSMRIWLKPDIMSNYNLMPSDVVAALNAQNLEAAPGRFGSENDQSFEYVIRYRGKLTQPEEFENIVIKSDEEGNILRLGDVARVELGSMDYTAMTQTQGEPGISMAIFQSAGSNAREVILEIEETLEEASKSFPPGVDYIELMNTNEFLDASIEKVLHTLLEAFILVFIVVFVFLQNFRATLIPAIAVPVSIIGTFFFLNLFGFTINLLTLFALVLAIGIVVDDAIVVVEAVHAKLDGGAKNAKSAAVSAMSEISTAIISITLVMAAVFIPVTFITGTTGVFYRQFGITLTVAIILSAVNALTLSPALCALFLKPHSEEVKAQKGIMKRFYTAFNTAFETMTGKYKKVTHFFINKKWLAAGMIVIFVALLGYLMKTTSTGFVPAEDTGRMFVDIAMPPASSSERTAEVTKQVDAILATVPEINGRTAITGFSFMGGQGSPYAMVIAGLKPFDERKGEGQDLNSIVQKLYMLTSQIKGARIIIFSPPMVPGFSVTGGFELQMEDKTGGDIKEFETVTNNFLGALNQRPEIQYARTAFNTNFPQYRIDVDAARCMRSGLQVSSVLSAMQGYIGGYYASDFNRFGKQYRVMVQSEAQYRGNPEDLNSIKIRTGNGEMAPISEFITLTRVYGPETINRFNMYTAISVNGNPNPGYSSGDAIDAVREVAAEMLPTGYDYEFSGLTREEINAGNQTIIIFILSLIFVYFLLAAQYESYILPLSIIVSLPIGIAGSFVFARILGVENNIYLQISLVMLIGLLAKNAILIVEFARQRRDSGMSIIEAAVEGATARLRPILMTSFAFIVGLIPLVIGTGVGANGNRSIGAGAVGGMLIGTLIGILVIPAMFVVFQILEEKVKKPKEEQEISEMNSLG; translated from the coding sequence ATAGAAAGACCGGTTTTATCAACGGTTATTTCAATCATATTGGTGATTCTCGGAGTTTTGGGAATTACCACATTACCCATCGAGCAATATCCTGATATTGCTCCGCCAACCATTCGGGTATCGGCAAACTATACCGGTGCCGATGCACAAACGGTTTTAAACAGTGTTGTTATTCCGCTTGAAGAACAGATTAACGGTGTGGAGGACATGATTTACATGAGCTCTACAGCAAGTAACAACGGATCGGCAACCATACAGGTGTACTTTAAACAAGGAACCGATCCGGATATGGCAGCGGTAAACGTTCAGAACCGTGTGGCACGTGCCAATGCACTTTTACCGGCCGAAGTTACACGTTCAGGAGTTCTTACTGCCAAGCGCCAGAACAACATGCTAATGGTATTTTCGCTGTACAGTAAAGACGGAAGATACGACGAAACTTTCCTCCAGAACTATTCGAAAATTAACTTGCTGCCACAAGTGCAACGTATTAATGGTGTTGGCGAGGCGATGGTATTCGGACGAAAAGACTATTCGATGCGTATTTGGCTAAAGCCGGATATTATGTCGAACTACAACTTAATGCCATCAGATGTAGTTGCAGCGCTTAATGCACAAAACCTTGAAGCCGCACCGGGACGTTTTGGAAGCGAAAACGACCAAAGTTTTGAATACGTAATTCGTTATCGTGGTAAACTTACACAGCCAGAAGAGTTTGAAAACATTGTAATAAAATCAGACGAAGAAGGAAATATCCTGAGACTTGGAGATGTAGCCCGCGTTGAATTGGGATCGATGGATTACACAGCCATGACACAAACCCAAGGTGAACCGGGTATTAGTATGGCAATTTTTCAATCGGCCGGATCGAATGCCCGTGAAGTAATTCTTGAAATTGAAGAAACGCTGGAAGAAGCATCAAAATCATTTCCTCCGGGAGTTGATTATATCGAACTGATGAACACCAACGAATTCCTCGATGCTTCGATCGAAAAAGTGTTACACACACTGCTTGAAGCGTTTATCCTGGTATTTATCGTTGTATTTGTATTCCTGCAAAATTTCAGGGCTACACTTATTCCGGCAATTGCTGTTCCGGTATCCATTATCGGTACTTTCTTTTTCCTGAATTTGTTCGGATTCACCATTAACCTGCTTACTTTGTTTGCATTGGTACTGGCCATTGGTATTGTGGTTGACGATGCTATTGTGGTGGTTGAAGCGGTGCATGCCAAGCTCGACGGCGGTGCCAAAAATGCAAAATCGGCCGCAGTTTCGGCTATGAGCGAAATTTCAACAGCCATTATTTCCATTACGCTTGTTATGGCAGCGGTGTTTATTCCGGTTACTTTTATTACAGGAACCACCGGTGTTTTCTACCGTCAGTTTGGTATAACACTAACGGTGGCAATTATTCTTTCTGCAGTTAACGCACTTACTTTAAGTCCGGCACTTTGTGCCTTATTCCTTAAGCCACACAGCGAAGAGGTGAAAGCTCAAAAAGGCATTATGAAACGTTTTTATACGGCTTTCAATACTGCCTTTGAAACCATGACCGGAAAATATAAGAAGGTCACGCACTTCTTTATCAATAAAAAATGGCTGGCTGCCGGAATGATCGTAATTTTTGTTGCATTGCTGGGCTACCTCATGAAAACAACCTCAACAGGTTTTGTTCCTGCAGAAGATACAGGACGTATGTTTGTTGATATTGCCATGCCACCGGCTTCGTCATCAGAAAGAACTGCCGAAGTAACAAAACAAGTTGATGCCATACTGGCAACCGTGCCCGAGATTAACGGAAGAACAGCTATTACAGGTTTCTCGTTTATGGGTGGACAAGGAAGTCCGTATGCAATGGTAATTGCAGGACTAAAACCATTTGACGAGCGAAAAGGAGAAGGACAGGATTTGAATAGTATTGTACAAAAACTGTACATGCTTACTTCGCAAATAAAAGGTGCTCGTATTATCATTTTCTCGCCACCAATGGTTCCGGGATTTAGTGTTACCGGTGGTTTCGAATTACAAATGGAAGACAAAACCGGTGGCGATATTAAAGAATTTGAAACCGTAACCAACAATTTTCTGGGTGCTTTAAATCAACGGCCGGAAATACAATATGCACGTACAGCCTTTAACACCAACTTTCCGCAATACCGCATTGATGTTGACGCTGCCCGCTGTATGCGTTCGGGCTTACAGGTAAGCTCAGTGCTATCAGCCATGCAAGGTTACATTGGTGGATATTATGCTTCAGATTTCAACCGCTTTGGAAAACAATACCGGGTTATGGTACAATCGGAAGCGCAGTACCGCGGAAATCCAGAAGATTTAAACAGCATTAAAATACGCACCGGTAACGGAGAAATGGCGCCAATTTCAGAATTTATTACATTAACACGTGTTTATGGTCCTGAAACCATTAACCGTTTTAATATGTACACCGCCATTTCGGTAAACGGAAACCCAAATCCGGGTTATAGCTCGGGAGATGCAATTGACGCCGTGCGCGAGGTTGCTGCCGAAATGTTGCCAACCGGATATGATTATGAATTCTCGGGTCTTACCCGCGAAGAAATCAATGCAGGTAATCAAACCATTATCATCTTTATTTTGAGTTTGATTTTTGTGTACTTCCTGCTGGCTGCCCAGTATGAAAGTTACATCCTGCCATTATCAATTATTGTTTCGTTGCCAATTGGTATTGCCGGATCATTTGTTTTTGCCCGCATTTTGGGTGTTGAAAACAACATTTACCTGCAAATTTCGCTGGTAATGCTTATCGGGCTTTTGGCAAAGAATGCTATTCTTATTGTTGAGTTTGCCCGACAGCGACGAGATTCCGGCATGTCCATTATCGAGGCTGCCGTTGAAGGTGCCACTGCGCGACTTCGCCCTATTTTGATGACATCATTTGCATTCATTGTTGGATTGATTCCGCTGGTTATAGGAACAGGAGTTGGTGCCAACGGTAACCGCTCTATCGGTGCCGGTGCTGTTGGAGGAATGCTTATCGGTACTTTAATTGGAATTTTGGTTATTCCGGCCATGTTCGTGGTTTTCCAGATTTTAGAAGAAAAAGTGAAGAAACCGAAGGAAGAACAAGAGATTTCAGAAATGAATAGTTTGGGTTAA
- a CDS encoding efflux transporter outer membrane subunit gives MKTNSIKNILLIAVVSVLVISCSTTNQYQRSQDFTDGLYGGAETAESNLANESWQNLFNDPILDSLIAEGLRNNLDLQAAVQRVVAAESNFLQSKAALAPSLSGQAGHTYVKNSESTSPNGPDHYNASQIALQSSWEIDFWGKLSNAKKSAYANYLATDAAHKAVQTRLVANIASVYYSLLALDANLEITKATVQNSAELVETMKALKESGSVTGAAVVQSEAARYAAEVTIPDIEQQIRENENTLCILLGRTPGKVERGKLESQQAHELLEVGVPAELLDNRPDVMQAEYSVISAYHITNSAKAYFYPSVTLTASAGLESLEFGDLFDPASFAANVVGGLVQPIFNKRANKTRLEVAKAQQEEALLNFKNTLLNAGAEVNDALSMYDASLQKIELRNKQLDALEKSVDYTKELLVYGSATYTEVLNAQQSLLNAQLSDVNDQVQQLNAVVSLYRALGGGWK, from the coding sequence ATGAAGACAAATTCAATAAAAAATATACTGCTTATTGCCGTTGTTTCGGTATTGGTTATCTCGTGTAGTACAACCAATCAATACCAGCGTAGCCAGGATTTTACCGACGGATTATACGGAGGCGCAGAAACTGCGGAAAGCAACCTGGCAAACGAAAGCTGGCAAAACCTTTTTAACGATCCAATTCTGGACAGTTTAATTGCCGAAGGATTAAGAAACAACCTTGACTTGCAGGCCGCCGTTCAGCGTGTTGTTGCTGCCGAGTCGAATTTCTTGCAGAGCAAAGCTGCACTGGCACCGTCGTTATCAGGGCAGGCCGGACATACTTACGTTAAAAACTCAGAATCCACCAGTCCGAATGGTCCCGATCATTACAATGCTTCGCAAATAGCTTTGCAAAGTAGCTGGGAAATCGACTTTTGGGGAAAACTGAGCAACGCAAAAAAATCGGCTTACGCCAATTACCTGGCTACCGATGCCGCACACAAGGCTGTGCAGACACGTTTGGTTGCCAACATTGCGTCGGTTTATTACAGTTTACTCGCCTTGGATGCCAACCTTGAGATAACAAAAGCCACAGTACAAAACAGTGCCGAACTGGTTGAAACCATGAAAGCCCTGAAAGAAAGTGGTAGTGTAACCGGTGCTGCCGTGGTGCAAAGTGAAGCTGCGCGTTATGCCGCTGAAGTTACCATCCCGGATATTGAACAGCAAATAAGAGAAAACGAAAATACACTTTGTATTCTTTTGGGCAGAACTCCGGGCAAAGTAGAGCGCGGAAAACTGGAAAGTCAGCAAGCACATGAATTGTTGGAAGTGGGTGTTCCTGCTGAACTTTTGGATAATCGCCCGGATGTAATGCAGGCCGAATACAGCGTTATTAGTGCCTACCACATAACCAACAGTGCCAAAGCCTACTTTTACCCATCGGTTACACTTACTGCAAGTGCCGGATTAGAGTCGTTGGAGTTTGGGGATCTGTTTGATCCGGCATCGTTTGCAGCCAATGTTGTAGGCGGTTTAGTTCAGCCAATTTTTAACAAACGAGCCAACAAAACTCGTTTAGAAGTTGCCAAAGCTCAACAGGAAGAAGCGCTGCTAAACTTTAAAAACACATTACTGAATGCTGGTGCAGAAGTAAACGATGCACTTAGCATGTACGATGCCTCGTTGCAAAAGATAGAGCTGCGTAACAAACAATTGGATGCGCTGGAAAAATCGGTAGATTATACTAAAGAATTATTGGTTTACGGCTCGGCAACTTACACCGAAGTTTTAAATGCACAGCAAAGTTTGCTGAATGCACAACTTAGCGATGTTAACGACCAGGTTCAGCAACTGAATGCGGTGGTTTCGTTGTATCGCGCGTTAGGCGGCGGATGGAAATAA